From one Lycium ferocissimum isolate CSIRO_LF1 chromosome 5, AGI_CSIRO_Lferr_CH_V1, whole genome shotgun sequence genomic stretch:
- the LOC132056492 gene encoding G-type lectin S-receptor-like serine/threonine-protein kinase At5g24080 isoform X1 yields MVQMALHLLSSALALMLLLFLAELCCYIESASGVVLGSRLLAKENQAWFSDNKTFAFGFTPTANSHDQYQLSIWFAQLPGDRTLVWSPNINSPVTKDAVLEFNNNGNLLLMDRGTTLWASNTSEAGVETAVMSENGNFILYSDNLSVVWQSFSHPSDTLLPGQPLTASLELISSKSPVLGGYYTLKMLQQHTSLNLGLTYNVPESLDMSPELYSNYSYWSGPDISNVTGDVVAVLDKAGSFGIVYGSSSNGAVYVYKNDGDYGGLLSSVNQSNWNRPSVLRRLILEANGNLRLYRWDNDVNGSRQWVAEWAAVSNPCDIAGICGNGICSLDRSKTNASCTCLPGSSKVGNDVYSCSGNSSLTGKCGPHHENLTSQFKISTVQQTNYYFSGSSVIANYSDIESVSKCGNACLSNCDCVASVYGLNEEQPYCWVLKSLEFGGFEDPGSTLFVKVEANGSAGVSGDKESGHSSDESQSTHDKVLILPIVLSMTVLIMLLGCLLYINIHRKRSLKRALDGSLILSGAPISFTFRDLQHRTNNFSQLLGTGGFGSVYKGSLGDGTLIAVKKLDKVLPHGEREFITEVNTIGSMHHMNLVRLCGYCSEGTRSRLLVYEFMKNGSLDKWIFHSYNNRDRLLIWPTRFRVAVGTAQGIAYFHEQCRNRIIHCDIKPENILLDEDFCPKVSDFGLAKLMGREHSHVVTMVRGTRGYLAPEWVSNRPITVKADVYSYGMLLLEIIGGRRNLDMTCDAEDFFYPGWAYKEMTEGTPEKVVDRRLEGAIEKEEVMRALMVAFWCIQDEVSTRPTMGEVVKMLEGSVDINMPPMPQTVLELIEEGLDHVYRSMKRELNQFSSFTVTTDPPSNATCSYSTMSPR; encoded by the exons ATGGTCCAAATGGCTCTACATTTGCTTTCCTCTGCATTGGCCTTAATGCTCTTGCTGTTTCTAGCAGAGCTTTGTTGCTACATTGAGTCAGCTAGTGGAGTTGTTTTGGGTTCAAGATTGTTAGCTAAAGAGAACCAAGCATGGTTTTCTGATAATAAAACTTTTGCATTTGGCTTCACACCAACAGCAAATTctcatgatcaatatcaattgTCTATTTGGTTTGCACAACTTCCGGGGGACAGAACACTGGTTTGGTCCCCTAACAT AAACTCTCCGGTAACCAAAGACGCGGTCTTGGAATTCAACAACAATGGAAATCTCTTGTTGATGGACAGAGGCACCACTTTATGGGCATCAAACACCTCAGAAGCTGGCGTTGAGACAGCTGTCATGTCCGAAAATGGAAACTTCATTCTCTACTCCGACAACCTAAGTGTTGTGTGGCAGAGCTTTTCACATCCATCGGATACTCTATTACCTGGTCAACCTTTAACAGCATCACTAGAATTAATATCATCAAAATCACCTGTCCTTGGAGGCTATTACACGTTAAAAATGTTGCAGCAGCATACTTCACTTAACCTTGGATTGACCTACAATGTGCCTGAGTCCTTAGATATGTCACCTGAATTATACAGCAATTATTCTTATTGGTCTGGACCTGATATATCGAACGTGACAGGAGATGTTGTTGCGGTTTTGGATAAAGCTGGAAGCTTTGGTATTGTCTATGGCTCGTCATCGAATGGAGCAGTTTATGTGTACAAAAATGATGGTGATTATGGAGGGTTATTATCTTCTGTAAATCAATCTAATTGGAATAGACCATCTGTTTTAAGACGGTTAATTCTCGAGGCTAATGGAAATCTACGTTTGTATCGATGGGATAACGATGTGAACGGATCGAGGCAATGGGTTGCAGAGTGGGCAGCCGTATCAAATCCATGTGACATTGCTGGAATTTGTGGCAATGGGATATGTAGTTTAGACAGAAGTAAAACGAACGCTTCTTGCACGTGTTTGCCAGGTAGTTCTAAAGTGGGAAATGATGTTTATTCGTGTTCTGGAAATTCTTCATTGACAGGAAAATGTGGACCTCATCATGAAAACTTAACTTCCCAGTTCAAGATTTCTACGGTTCAACAGACGAATTACTATTTTTCAGGGTCATCGGTCATAGCAAATTATAGTGATATAGAGTCGGTGTCCAAATGTGGGAATGCTTGCTTATCGAATTGTGATTGTGTTGCTTCTGTTTACGGTCTTAATGAGGAACAGCCTTATTGTTGGGTCCTAAAAAGCTTGGAATTTGGTGGATTCGAGGATCCTGGCTCAACTTTATTCGTCAAGGTAGAGGCAAACGGCTCAGCTGGAGTGAGTGGTGACAAAGAAAGTGGGCATTCATCAGATGAATCGCAGAGTACACACGATAAGGTTTTGATACTTCCTATAGTCCTAAGCATGACTGTTCTGATCATGCTGCTCGGCTGTCTGTTGTATATCAATATCCATAGGAAAAGATCCCTAAAAAGAGCCCTTGATGGCTCTTTGATCTTATCAGGAGCTCCAATTAGTTTCACCTTTCGCGACTTGCAACACCGAACTAACAATTTTTCCCAGTTACTTGGAACAG GTGGATTTGGCAGTGTATATAAAGGAAGCCTAGGAGATGGAACATTGATAGCAGTAAAAAAGCTTGATAAAGTTTTGCCTCATGGGGAGAGGGAATTTATAACAGAGGTCAATACCATTGGCTCTATGCATCATATGAACTTGGTTCGTCTATGCGGATACTGTTCTGAAGGAACCCGGAG caGGCTACTAGTGTATGAGTTTATGAAAAATGGCTCATTGGACAAGTGGATATTTCATTCATATAATAACAGAGATAGACTACTAATTTGGCCTACACGTTTTCGTGTAGCCGTTGGTACCGCACAAGGGATAGCCTATTTTCATGAGCAATGCAGGAACAGGATCATACACTGTGACATCAAGCCAGAGAACATACTTTTAGATGAAGATTTTTGTCCTAAAGTTTCTGATTTTGGACTAGCTAAATTGATGGGGAGAGAGCACTCTCACGTTGTCACTATGGTCCGAGGAACCAGAGGTTATTTAGCCCCCGAGTGGGTCAGCAACCGGCCAATAACTGTAAAAGCTGATGTTTACAGCTATGGGATGCTGCTACTAGAAATCATTGGTGGCCGGAGAaatcttgatatgacttgtgatgcTGAGGACTTCTTTTATCCTGGATGGGCTTACAAG gAAATGACGGAAGGAACCCCAGAAAAGGTTGTGGATAGACGATtagaaggagcaattgaaaaaGAAGAGGTAATGAGAGCTTTGATGGTAGCTTTTTGGTGTATTCAGGACGAGGTTTCAACGAGGCCTACGATGGGGGAAGTGGTGAAGATGTTGGAAGGATCAGTTGACATTAATATGCCCCCAATGCCACAAACAGTTTTAGAGCTAATAGAAGAGGGCTTAGATCATGTATACAGGtctatgaaaagggagctcaATCAATTCAGTTCCTTCACTGTTACTACTGATCCACCATCTAATGCTACTTGCAGTTACTCCACTATGTCACCTAGATAG
- the LOC132056492 gene encoding G-type lectin S-receptor-like serine/threonine-protein kinase At5g24080 isoform X2 — protein sequence MVQMALHLLSSALALMLLLFLAELCCYIESASGVVLGSRLLAKENQAWFSDNKTFAFGFTPTANSHDQYQLSIWFAQLPGDRTLVWSPNINSPVTKDAVLEFNNNGNLLLMDRGTTLWASNTSEAGVETAVMSENGNFILYSDNLSVVWQSFSHPSDTLLPGQPLTASLELISSKSPVLGGYYTLKMLQQHTSLNLGLTYNVPESLDMSPELYSNYSYWSGPDISNVTGDVVAVLDKAGSFGIVYGSSSNGAVYVYKNDGDYGGLLSSVNQSNWNRPSVLRRLILEANGNLRLYRWDNDVNGSRQWVAEWAAVSNPCDIAGICGNGICSLDRSKTNASCTCLPGSSKVGNDVYSCSGNSSLTGKCGPHHENLTSQFKISTVQQTNYYFSGSSVIANYSDIESVSKCGNACLSNCDCVASVYGLNEEQPYCWVLKSLEFGGFEDPGSTLFVKVEANGSAGVSGDKESGHSSDESQSTHDKVLILPIVLSMTVLIMLLGCLLYINIHRKRSLKRALDGSLILSGAPISFTFRDLQHRTNNFSQLLGTGGFGSVYKGSLGDGTLIAVKKLDKVLPHGEREFITEVNTIGSMHHMNLVRLCGYCSEGTRRLLVYEFMKNGSLDKWIFHSYNNRDRLLIWPTRFRVAVGTAQGIAYFHEQCRNRIIHCDIKPENILLDEDFCPKVSDFGLAKLMGREHSHVVTMVRGTRGYLAPEWVSNRPITVKADVYSYGMLLLEIIGGRRNLDMTCDAEDFFYPGWAYKEMTEGTPEKVVDRRLEGAIEKEEVMRALMVAFWCIQDEVSTRPTMGEVVKMLEGSVDINMPPMPQTVLELIEEGLDHVYRSMKRELNQFSSFTVTTDPPSNATCSYSTMSPR from the exons ATGGTCCAAATGGCTCTACATTTGCTTTCCTCTGCATTGGCCTTAATGCTCTTGCTGTTTCTAGCAGAGCTTTGTTGCTACATTGAGTCAGCTAGTGGAGTTGTTTTGGGTTCAAGATTGTTAGCTAAAGAGAACCAAGCATGGTTTTCTGATAATAAAACTTTTGCATTTGGCTTCACACCAACAGCAAATTctcatgatcaatatcaattgTCTATTTGGTTTGCACAACTTCCGGGGGACAGAACACTGGTTTGGTCCCCTAACAT AAACTCTCCGGTAACCAAAGACGCGGTCTTGGAATTCAACAACAATGGAAATCTCTTGTTGATGGACAGAGGCACCACTTTATGGGCATCAAACACCTCAGAAGCTGGCGTTGAGACAGCTGTCATGTCCGAAAATGGAAACTTCATTCTCTACTCCGACAACCTAAGTGTTGTGTGGCAGAGCTTTTCACATCCATCGGATACTCTATTACCTGGTCAACCTTTAACAGCATCACTAGAATTAATATCATCAAAATCACCTGTCCTTGGAGGCTATTACACGTTAAAAATGTTGCAGCAGCATACTTCACTTAACCTTGGATTGACCTACAATGTGCCTGAGTCCTTAGATATGTCACCTGAATTATACAGCAATTATTCTTATTGGTCTGGACCTGATATATCGAACGTGACAGGAGATGTTGTTGCGGTTTTGGATAAAGCTGGAAGCTTTGGTATTGTCTATGGCTCGTCATCGAATGGAGCAGTTTATGTGTACAAAAATGATGGTGATTATGGAGGGTTATTATCTTCTGTAAATCAATCTAATTGGAATAGACCATCTGTTTTAAGACGGTTAATTCTCGAGGCTAATGGAAATCTACGTTTGTATCGATGGGATAACGATGTGAACGGATCGAGGCAATGGGTTGCAGAGTGGGCAGCCGTATCAAATCCATGTGACATTGCTGGAATTTGTGGCAATGGGATATGTAGTTTAGACAGAAGTAAAACGAACGCTTCTTGCACGTGTTTGCCAGGTAGTTCTAAAGTGGGAAATGATGTTTATTCGTGTTCTGGAAATTCTTCATTGACAGGAAAATGTGGACCTCATCATGAAAACTTAACTTCCCAGTTCAAGATTTCTACGGTTCAACAGACGAATTACTATTTTTCAGGGTCATCGGTCATAGCAAATTATAGTGATATAGAGTCGGTGTCCAAATGTGGGAATGCTTGCTTATCGAATTGTGATTGTGTTGCTTCTGTTTACGGTCTTAATGAGGAACAGCCTTATTGTTGGGTCCTAAAAAGCTTGGAATTTGGTGGATTCGAGGATCCTGGCTCAACTTTATTCGTCAAGGTAGAGGCAAACGGCTCAGCTGGAGTGAGTGGTGACAAAGAAAGTGGGCATTCATCAGATGAATCGCAGAGTACACACGATAAGGTTTTGATACTTCCTATAGTCCTAAGCATGACTGTTCTGATCATGCTGCTCGGCTGTCTGTTGTATATCAATATCCATAGGAAAAGATCCCTAAAAAGAGCCCTTGATGGCTCTTTGATCTTATCAGGAGCTCCAATTAGTTTCACCTTTCGCGACTTGCAACACCGAACTAACAATTTTTCCCAGTTACTTGGAACAG GTGGATTTGGCAGTGTATATAAAGGAAGCCTAGGAGATGGAACATTGATAGCAGTAAAAAAGCTTGATAAAGTTTTGCCTCATGGGGAGAGGGAATTTATAACAGAGGTCAATACCATTGGCTCTATGCATCATATGAACTTGGTTCGTCTATGCGGATACTGTTCTGAAGGAACCCGGAG GCTACTAGTGTATGAGTTTATGAAAAATGGCTCATTGGACAAGTGGATATTTCATTCATATAATAACAGAGATAGACTACTAATTTGGCCTACACGTTTTCGTGTAGCCGTTGGTACCGCACAAGGGATAGCCTATTTTCATGAGCAATGCAGGAACAGGATCATACACTGTGACATCAAGCCAGAGAACATACTTTTAGATGAAGATTTTTGTCCTAAAGTTTCTGATTTTGGACTAGCTAAATTGATGGGGAGAGAGCACTCTCACGTTGTCACTATGGTCCGAGGAACCAGAGGTTATTTAGCCCCCGAGTGGGTCAGCAACCGGCCAATAACTGTAAAAGCTGATGTTTACAGCTATGGGATGCTGCTACTAGAAATCATTGGTGGCCGGAGAaatcttgatatgacttgtgatgcTGAGGACTTCTTTTATCCTGGATGGGCTTACAAG gAAATGACGGAAGGAACCCCAGAAAAGGTTGTGGATAGACGATtagaaggagcaattgaaaaaGAAGAGGTAATGAGAGCTTTGATGGTAGCTTTTTGGTGTATTCAGGACGAGGTTTCAACGAGGCCTACGATGGGGGAAGTGGTGAAGATGTTGGAAGGATCAGTTGACATTAATATGCCCCCAATGCCACAAACAGTTTTAGAGCTAATAGAAGAGGGCTTAGATCATGTATACAGGtctatgaaaagggagctcaATCAATTCAGTTCCTTCACTGTTACTACTGATCCACCATCTAATGCTACTTGCAGTTACTCCACTATGTCACCTAGATAG
- the LOC132056492 gene encoding G-type lectin S-receptor-like serine/threonine-protein kinase At5g24080 isoform X3, protein MDRGTTLWASNTSEAGVETAVMSENGNFILYSDNLSVVWQSFSHPSDTLLPGQPLTASLELISSKSPVLGGYYTLKMLQQHTSLNLGLTYNVPESLDMSPELYSNYSYWSGPDISNVTGDVVAVLDKAGSFGIVYGSSSNGAVYVYKNDGDYGGLLSSVNQSNWNRPSVLRRLILEANGNLRLYRWDNDVNGSRQWVAEWAAVSNPCDIAGICGNGICSLDRSKTNASCTCLPGSSKVGNDVYSCSGNSSLTGKCGPHHENLTSQFKISTVQQTNYYFSGSSVIANYSDIESVSKCGNACLSNCDCVASVYGLNEEQPYCWVLKSLEFGGFEDPGSTLFVKVEANGSAGVSGDKESGHSSDESQSTHDKVLILPIVLSMTVLIMLLGCLLYINIHRKRSLKRALDGSLILSGAPISFTFRDLQHRTNNFSQLLGTGGFGSVYKGSLGDGTLIAVKKLDKVLPHGEREFITEVNTIGSMHHMNLVRLCGYCSEGTRSRLLVYEFMKNGSLDKWIFHSYNNRDRLLIWPTRFRVAVGTAQGIAYFHEQCRNRIIHCDIKPENILLDEDFCPKVSDFGLAKLMGREHSHVVTMVRGTRGYLAPEWVSNRPITVKADVYSYGMLLLEIIGGRRNLDMTCDAEDFFYPGWAYKEMTEGTPEKVVDRRLEGAIEKEEVMRALMVAFWCIQDEVSTRPTMGEVVKMLEGSVDINMPPMPQTVLELIEEGLDHVYRSMKRELNQFSSFTVTTDPPSNATCSYSTMSPR, encoded by the exons ATGGACAGAGGCACCACTTTATGGGCATCAAACACCTCAGAAGCTGGCGTTGAGACAGCTGTCATGTCCGAAAATGGAAACTTCATTCTCTACTCCGACAACCTAAGTGTTGTGTGGCAGAGCTTTTCACATCCATCGGATACTCTATTACCTGGTCAACCTTTAACAGCATCACTAGAATTAATATCATCAAAATCACCTGTCCTTGGAGGCTATTACACGTTAAAAATGTTGCAGCAGCATACTTCACTTAACCTTGGATTGACCTACAATGTGCCTGAGTCCTTAGATATGTCACCTGAATTATACAGCAATTATTCTTATTGGTCTGGACCTGATATATCGAACGTGACAGGAGATGTTGTTGCGGTTTTGGATAAAGCTGGAAGCTTTGGTATTGTCTATGGCTCGTCATCGAATGGAGCAGTTTATGTGTACAAAAATGATGGTGATTATGGAGGGTTATTATCTTCTGTAAATCAATCTAATTGGAATAGACCATCTGTTTTAAGACGGTTAATTCTCGAGGCTAATGGAAATCTACGTTTGTATCGATGGGATAACGATGTGAACGGATCGAGGCAATGGGTTGCAGAGTGGGCAGCCGTATCAAATCCATGTGACATTGCTGGAATTTGTGGCAATGGGATATGTAGTTTAGACAGAAGTAAAACGAACGCTTCTTGCACGTGTTTGCCAGGTAGTTCTAAAGTGGGAAATGATGTTTATTCGTGTTCTGGAAATTCTTCATTGACAGGAAAATGTGGACCTCATCATGAAAACTTAACTTCCCAGTTCAAGATTTCTACGGTTCAACAGACGAATTACTATTTTTCAGGGTCATCGGTCATAGCAAATTATAGTGATATAGAGTCGGTGTCCAAATGTGGGAATGCTTGCTTATCGAATTGTGATTGTGTTGCTTCTGTTTACGGTCTTAATGAGGAACAGCCTTATTGTTGGGTCCTAAAAAGCTTGGAATTTGGTGGATTCGAGGATCCTGGCTCAACTTTATTCGTCAAGGTAGAGGCAAACGGCTCAGCTGGAGTGAGTGGTGACAAAGAAAGTGGGCATTCATCAGATGAATCGCAGAGTACACACGATAAGGTTTTGATACTTCCTATAGTCCTAAGCATGACTGTTCTGATCATGCTGCTCGGCTGTCTGTTGTATATCAATATCCATAGGAAAAGATCCCTAAAAAGAGCCCTTGATGGCTCTTTGATCTTATCAGGAGCTCCAATTAGTTTCACCTTTCGCGACTTGCAACACCGAACTAACAATTTTTCCCAGTTACTTGGAACAG GTGGATTTGGCAGTGTATATAAAGGAAGCCTAGGAGATGGAACATTGATAGCAGTAAAAAAGCTTGATAAAGTTTTGCCTCATGGGGAGAGGGAATTTATAACAGAGGTCAATACCATTGGCTCTATGCATCATATGAACTTGGTTCGTCTATGCGGATACTGTTCTGAAGGAACCCGGAG caGGCTACTAGTGTATGAGTTTATGAAAAATGGCTCATTGGACAAGTGGATATTTCATTCATATAATAACAGAGATAGACTACTAATTTGGCCTACACGTTTTCGTGTAGCCGTTGGTACCGCACAAGGGATAGCCTATTTTCATGAGCAATGCAGGAACAGGATCATACACTGTGACATCAAGCCAGAGAACATACTTTTAGATGAAGATTTTTGTCCTAAAGTTTCTGATTTTGGACTAGCTAAATTGATGGGGAGAGAGCACTCTCACGTTGTCACTATGGTCCGAGGAACCAGAGGTTATTTAGCCCCCGAGTGGGTCAGCAACCGGCCAATAACTGTAAAAGCTGATGTTTACAGCTATGGGATGCTGCTACTAGAAATCATTGGTGGCCGGAGAaatcttgatatgacttgtgatgcTGAGGACTTCTTTTATCCTGGATGGGCTTACAAG gAAATGACGGAAGGAACCCCAGAAAAGGTTGTGGATAGACGATtagaaggagcaattgaaaaaGAAGAGGTAATGAGAGCTTTGATGGTAGCTTTTTGGTGTATTCAGGACGAGGTTTCAACGAGGCCTACGATGGGGGAAGTGGTGAAGATGTTGGAAGGATCAGTTGACATTAATATGCCCCCAATGCCACAAACAGTTTTAGAGCTAATAGAAGAGGGCTTAGATCATGTATACAGGtctatgaaaagggagctcaATCAATTCAGTTCCTTCACTGTTACTACTGATCCACCATCTAATGCTACTTGCAGTTACTCCACTATGTCACCTAGATAG